In Bacillus cytotoxicus NVH 391-98, the following are encoded in one genomic region:
- the ssb gene encoding single-stranded DNA-binding protein → MMNRVILVGRLTKDPDLRYTPNGVAVATFTLAVNRAFTNQQGEREADFINCVIWRKQAENVANYLKKGSLAGVDGRLQTRNYEGQDGRRVYVTEVLAESVQFLEPRNSGGEQRGSFNQQPSGAGFGNQGSNPFGQSGNSGFTKNDDPFSNVGQPIDISDDDLPF, encoded by the coding sequence TTGATGAATCGTGTTATCCTCGTTGGTCGTCTAACTAAGGACCCTGACTTACGTTACACGCCCAATGGTGTTGCAGTAGCTACTTTCACGTTAGCGGTGAATCGTGCTTTTACAAATCAGCAAGGTGAGCGTGAAGCTGACTTTATTAACTGTGTAATATGGCGTAAACAAGCAGAAAACGTGGCAAATTATTTGAAAAAGGGTAGCTTAGCAGGCGTTGATGGCCGTCTTCAAACTCGTAATTATGAGGGACAAGATGGTAGACGTGTATATGTAACAGAAGTTCTGGCAGAGAGCGTACAATTTTTAGAGCCGCGTAATAGCGGTGGGGAGCAACGCGGTTCTTTCAATCAGCAGCCATCAGGAGCTGGTTTCGGAAACCAAGGCTCTAACCCATTTGGTCAATCTGGTAATTCTGGATTTACGAAGAATGACGATCCATTTTCAAATGTAGGGCAACCGATCGATATTTCGGACGACGATTTACCATTCTAA
- a CDS encoding YybS family protein has translation MKGTRIITEGAALLAIYAVLLLVSLYVPILSLVATFALPLPFILFIIRYSLPSACMLFVVSLLVTLVVSSPISLVKTVMCGIIGFTLGYMYKKKRQPVEILIIGTLSYLVCFLFIYIGSIKFLQLDLMKQMQDMFKEGIEQSEKIIKAAGVPVSQEQKAELEQLMGLLRNLLPSILVMVALIYSWLTVLIAGNVLRKLRYPIVKWPEFRNMQLPKSIIWYYVLLIICSAFIKAEPSSYFDIAFSNVYFIFSILLLFQGFGFITFLAHAKGYSKAIPIVGFVICMFVPQLFSLVTILGIIDLGFPFRSRIKSK, from the coding sequence ATGAAAGGTACAAGGATTATTACAGAGGGAGCGGCATTATTAGCTATATATGCAGTGTTACTTCTCGTATCGCTATACGTTCCTATCTTAAGTCTCGTTGCAACGTTTGCATTGCCATTGCCTTTTATATTATTTATCATTCGCTATTCGCTTCCGAGTGCATGTATGTTGTTTGTTGTTTCTCTGCTGGTTACGCTTGTTGTTAGTTCGCCAATTAGCTTAGTAAAAACGGTTATGTGTGGCATAATAGGATTTACTTTAGGTTATATGTATAAAAAGAAAAGACAACCAGTTGAAATATTAATAATAGGAACACTTTCCTATTTAGTCTGCTTTTTGTTCATTTATATTGGAAGCATCAAATTTTTACAATTAGATTTAATGAAACAAATGCAAGATATGTTTAAAGAAGGAATCGAGCAAAGTGAAAAAATAATCAAGGCTGCTGGTGTACCGGTTTCACAAGAGCAAAAAGCGGAATTAGAACAACTGATGGGATTATTGAGAAACCTATTACCAAGCATACTTGTTATGGTGGCATTGATTTATTCGTGGCTAACAGTTTTGATAGCTGGAAATGTTTTAAGAAAATTACGGTATCCAATTGTTAAATGGCCTGAATTTCGAAATATGCAATTACCAAAAAGTATCATTTGGTACTATGTTTTATTGATTATATGTTCTGCTTTTATAAAGGCAGAGCCAAGTTCATATTTCGATATTGCATTTTCTAACGTATACTTTATTTTTTCAATATTGCTTTTGTTTCAAGGATTTGGGTTTATAACCTTTTTGGCACATGCTAAAGGGTATTCAAAGGCAATCCCAATTGTTGGATTTGTTATCTGCATGTTTGTCCCGCAATTGTTTTCTCTTGTAACAATCTTAGGTATAATTGATTTAGGTTTTCCATTCCGTTCTAGAATAAAGTCAAAATAA
- the rpsR gene encoding 30S ribosomal protein S18, translating to MAGRKGGRAKRRKVCFFTANGITHIDYKDVDLLKRFVSERGKILPRRVTGTSAKYQRKLTVAIKRARQMALLPYVGE from the coding sequence ATGGCAGGACGCAAAGGTGGACGTGCGAAACGTCGTAAAGTGTGTTTCTTCACAGCTAACGGCATTACGCACATCGATTATAAAGACGTTGATTTATTAAAACGTTTCGTTTCTGAGCGAGGTAAAATTTTACCTCGTCGTGTAACAGGAACAAGCGCAAAATACCAACGCAAACTTACAGTTGCAATTAAACGTGCTCGTCAAATGGCACTTTTACCATATGTTGGTGAATAA
- a CDS encoding DHH family phosphoesterase, whose protein sequence is MPEFYKRQRFLYPVYVLAFFMFVLIAILSFFHWFMGMVAFFIFCIVLFFAIRFELTFQKKLEKYTTDMITRVKKVSNEAFNQMPIGILLYNKEYGIDWANPYLSSCLGQHSLAGWHLYDVSETLLLFIKGESSDDIVSLNNRKFRVFVRKEEKLIYFFDVTEQTEIEKMYEDQRTVLAIIYLDNYDEVTQGLDDQLRTNITSLVTSRLNEWALKYGAYLKRASSERFFVVLNESILMQMEKGKFDILDQVREETSKRNIPLTLSIGVGSGDLSLSELGAMAQSGLDLALGRGGDQVAIKQATGKVKFYGGKTNPVEKRTRVRARVISHALKDLVIESSNVMIMGHRAPDMDAIGAAIGILKVAQLNEREGYIVLDENDSDKGIKRLMEKVKQNKDLWSRFITPQQAMEFATDDSLLVVVDTHKPSMVMEEKLLHKIENVVVIDHHRRGEEFIEDPLLVYMEPYASSTAELVTELLEYQPKRLKMTMLEATALLAGIIVDTKSFTFRTGARTFDAASYLRSHGADTVLVQELLKEDMQQYLRVAKTIQNAYIYKNGIAIAKVDSDEYCDQVLIAQSADTLLTMTGIIASFVIAKRGENFIGISGRSLGEVNVQLIMENLGGGGHLTNAATQIKNTTIDEAEEKLQLVIEDYLKGGTQS, encoded by the coding sequence ATGCCTGAATTTTATAAAAGACAGCGGTTTTTATATCCTGTTTATGTGTTGGCCTTTTTTATGTTTGTACTTATAGCCATTCTTAGTTTCTTTCATTGGTTTATGGGAATGGTGGCCTTTTTTATTTTTTGTATTGTGCTTTTTTTTGCCATACGTTTTGAGTTAACTTTTCAAAAAAAGCTTGAAAAGTATACGACTGATATGATTACGAGGGTAAAGAAAGTAAGTAATGAAGCCTTTAATCAAATGCCGATTGGTATCTTACTATACAATAAGGAGTATGGAATTGATTGGGCAAACCCTTACTTATCTTCCTGCTTGGGGCAACATTCTTTGGCGGGTTGGCATCTATATGATGTATCAGAAACATTACTTCTTTTTATAAAAGGGGAAAGTTCTGATGATATTGTATCTTTAAATAATCGTAAGTTTCGTGTGTTCGTTAGAAAAGAAGAGAAATTAATCTATTTCTTTGATGTAACGGAGCAAACAGAGATTGAAAAAATGTATGAGGATCAACGCACAGTTTTAGCGATTATTTACTTGGATAACTACGATGAAGTTACCCAAGGATTAGATGATCAATTGCGCACGAATATAACGAGTCTTGTAACATCGCGCTTAAATGAATGGGCACTGAAATATGGAGCGTATTTAAAACGAGCTTCTTCAGAGCGGTTCTTCGTTGTATTAAATGAAAGCATTTTAATGCAAATGGAGAAAGGGAAATTTGATATTTTAGATCAAGTGCGTGAAGAAACATCGAAAAGGAATATTCCGCTTACATTAAGTATTGGTGTCGGATCAGGTGACTTGTCTTTATCTGAGCTTGGAGCAATGGCACAATCTGGTTTAGACCTTGCATTGGGACGAGGGGGAGATCAGGTAGCAATTAAGCAAGCGACAGGTAAGGTGAAGTTTTATGGGGGTAAGACAAATCCTGTTGAAAAGCGGACACGTGTAAGAGCAAGAGTGATTTCTCATGCGTTAAAAGATTTAGTAATTGAAAGTAGCAACGTGATGATAATGGGGCATAGAGCACCGGATATGGATGCAATTGGTGCCGCTATTGGTATTTTAAAAGTAGCTCAATTAAACGAGCGTGAAGGGTATATCGTGTTAGATGAGAATGACTCGGATAAAGGGATAAAACGTTTAATGGAGAAAGTAAAGCAAAATAAGGACTTATGGTCTCGTTTTATTACACCCCAGCAGGCTATGGAATTTGCGACAGATGATTCATTACTCGTTGTTGTGGATACGCATAAACCTTCCATGGTGATGGAGGAGAAGCTACTACACAAAATTGAGAATGTAGTTGTAATCGACCACCATCGACGTGGTGAGGAATTTATTGAAGATCCATTGCTTGTCTATATGGAGCCATATGCTTCGTCTACAGCGGAGCTCGTAACGGAATTACTTGAATACCAGCCGAAACGTTTAAAGATGACGATGCTAGAAGCGACGGCATTACTTGCGGGGATTATTGTAGATACGAAAAGTTTTACATTCCGTACAGGCGCTCGTACGTTTGATGCCGCCTCTTATTTACGGTCGCACGGGGCGGATACAGTTCTTGTACAAGAATTGTTAAAAGAAGATATGCAGCAGTATTTACGAGTTGCAAAAACAATTCAAAATGCGTACATTTATAAAAATGGAATTGCGATTGCCAAGGTAGATAGTGATGAATATTGTGACCAAGTATTGATTGCGCAATCTGCTGATACATTACTGACAATGACAGGGATCATTGCCTCTTTTGTTATTGCAAAACGCGGGGAAAACTTCATCGGAATTAGTGGACGTTCTTTAGGCGAAGTGAATGTACAACTCATTATGGAAAACCTAGGTGGCGGTGGTCATTTAACAAATGCTGCTACACAGATAAAAAATACAACAATCGATGAAGCGGAAGAGAAGCTTCAATTGGTTATTGAGGATTATTTAAAGGGAGGCACACAATCATGA